Part of the Oscillibacter hominis genome is shown below.
TAAGGCAGGAAAAACCATTCGTAAAACCGAGGCTTCTGAAGAGGAAATTGCTCAAGCGACTACTATAATTAACAACTGGCGAGCAGCCCATGCCTATCCTCTTCATGTTATCTATATACACTTACGTGGTATGGCAGCAAATAGGCAAGATATAGTTGTTGCTGAGCGGTTGAAACGTTTGGATTCTATTGTAGCTAAGCTGAAACGTCAACCTACTATGAGTTTGTGGGAAATGCAAGATTTGGGTGGCTGTAGATTTATAGTTCCAACCGTGCCAGAAGTCTATCAGTATGCGAAAAAATATAAGTCTTCACGAATTAGACATCAGTATATCGAGACTTATGACTACATACAAAGCCCTAAAACATCTGGCTATCGAAGTTTACATTTAGTATTTCGTTTTAACAGTGACACAAAAGAAACTTATAATCGAAATATGTTAATAGAACTTCAATTTCGCACACATTTACAACATGTTTGGGCAACTGCAGTAGAAACCATTGGCTTATTTACAAAACAGGCACTAAAAGCCGGGCAAGGAGATGCAGAGATTAAGCGTTTTTTTGTTCTGATTTCTTCGTTATTTGCAATAAGAGAAAATTGTCCTGTTGTTCCCAACACACTTAATGAGGTAAATGAGCTTATTGCAGAAATCGAACAAATAAATGATGATCGCCATTTATTAGACATGTTGAAAGCAATTCGAGTAGCAGTTGATCATGAAGAGGATGAGCGTTTAGATAAAAAAGGCTATTATATTCTGATTTTTAATTATAACACTAAACGGTTACGCATTAAGTATTTTTTGCCTGGTGACATTGAAGAGGCGAACAAAATGTATAGCCAAATCGAAGCTACACGAGCTGACGCCCAGATTGACGCTGTGCTGGTTCGCGCTGCATCATTTAAAAGCCTGAAGGTAGCTTATCCAAACTATTTCTTGGATATTGGGGAATTTGTCGATATTGTTATGGAATATTTAGGATAAAGCCTCTTGCCTACAGCCTGTAAACCATTGATATTATAGGGTTTCTTTAAGTCCTATAATTACACTCCGACCAATTGGAGCATCCTTATGGGATGCTCCGATTTTTATTTTCTCTTAATTTTGCTGCACTAACTATGCAGCTTTTTTCATTTATGAGCTGTATGCGGAGGGAACTTGCCCTTACTACACAGGAGGCCGCATATGGCTGAAGAGTTCATCCATACAGGGTTCCGGGCCCGCCCGGCATATGGGAAACCCACTCCAGATACCGCCAACCCCCGGAAGATGAGGGTGCTTGGGGAAATCTCCAGTCCAAGTCAATTGCAGTTCAGCACTATTACGCCCAGTGCGGGAGAGGTGTTCCTGTAGAGCGAGGCAATCAAAGGGCGCGGACATATCCGTCCGCGCCCTTTTGCTTATTTGCAGTGGCAGCATCCGACGCAGTCGCCGCCGCAGGAGCAGCCGCCCTTGCCGTGCTTTTTGTTGTAGACGCCCCGGGCCACAATTGAAAAGAAGGCCGTCAAGACGAGAAGGCCGATGAGGATGGTGGGCAAATTCATAAATTCTCTCCTTTCAAAGCTCAGCTGTTACCGGAGACCGCGGCCTCCACAGCGCTGACGGTGAGGATGTTGTTGTATGTGTTCTTGCGGAACAGCATGTAGAGCAGGAGCACAAGGGTTGCGGCCGCGGCCGCAGTGCCCAGCCCGAGGCCGACCTCACCGGTGATCAGCCCGCCAAGCTGGTAGACAATCAGAGAGGCCAGATAGGCAAAGCCGCACATGTAGCCGATTGCGGCCCAGGTCCACCTGGCATTGTTCATCTCCCGCTTGATGGCGCCTATGGCGGCGAAGCAGGGGGCGCACAGCAAGTTGAAGATCATGAAGGAGTAAGCGGAGATGGCGGTATAATGGGCGCCGACAGCGGCAAGCAGCGCCGCGTCGTCCTCAGCGACCTCCTCGCCGATATGGAACAGGACGCCGAAAGTGGACACCACATTCTCCTTGGCGATGAGCCCTGTGAAGGTGGCCACGGTGGACTGCCAGTCGCCAAATCCCAGGGGGGCAAACAGGAAGCAAACGGCGCTGCCCACAGCAGCCAGCAGGGAGGAGTTGTTGTCCTCCACCATGCCGAAGGAGCCGCCGGTAAAGCCAAAGCCCTGGAGGAACCACAAAATGACGGAGGAAGCCAGGATGATGGTGCCGGCACGCTTGATGAAGGACCAGCCCCGCTCCCAGGTGGCGCGCAGCACGTTTCCCGCCGCGGGCACATGGTAGGCGGGCAGTTCCATGACAAAGGGAGCGGGGTCGCCGGCAAAGCCCCTGGTCTTCTTCAGGATGATGCCGGAGAGGATGATGGCGGCCACGCCGATGAAGTAGGCGGAGACGGCAACCAGTCCGCTGCCATGGAACAGGGCGCCCGCGAACAGGCCGATGATGGGCATCTTGGCGCCACAGGGGACGAAGCAGGTGGTCATAATGGTCATCCGGCGATCCCGTTCATGTTCAATGGTGCGGGAGGCCATGACGCCAGGCACGCCGCAGCCGGAGCCGATCAGCATGGGGATGAAGCTCTTGCCGCTGAGTCCGAACTTGCGGAAAATCCGGTCCATGATGAAGGCCACCCGGGCCATATAGCCGACGTCTTCCAGCACGGCCAGCATCAGGAACAGCACCAGCATCTGGGGCACAAAGCCCAGGACCGCGCCCACGCCGGCCACAATGCCGTCGGACACCAGGCCCACCAGCCACTCCGCGCAGCCCCAGCTCTCCAACAGCGCCCGGGATCCGGCCTGAAGCCACTCGGCGCCCAGCACGTCGTTGGTCCAGTCGGTGAGGAAGGTACCAAACGGACCCATGGCGACCCAATAGACCAGGAACATGGCAATTGCGAAAATGGGCAGGGCCAGAACGCGATTGGTGACGACTTTGTCAATTTTGTCAGAAACGGACAGGCTGTGCTTGGGGGCCTTTTTCCGCACGGCCCGCTCCACCACGCTGTTGATGTAGGCGTAGCGCTGGTTGGTGATGATGCTCTCGGCGTCGTCATCCAACTCCTGTTCGCATTCGGCGATATGTCCCTCCAGATGTTCGCTCAGGCTGCTGCTCAGATTCAGCTCTGAGAGAACCTTATCGTCCCGCTCAAAGACTTTGATGGCATACCAGCGGAGGAAGCGGTCGTCCATTTTTCCCGCGATGGACTCCTCAATGTGGGCTATGGCGTGCTCCACGCTTCCAGTGAAGACATGGGGCAGTATGCCGGCGGAAGCGTGCTGCCGGGCAAGAGAGACTGCGGCGTCCGCCGCCTCGATGCCGCCCTCGCCTTTCAGGGCACTCATGGCCAGCACCTCACAGCCCAGGGCTTCGCCCAGCTTTTTCAGGTTGATCTGATCCCCGTTTTTCCGCACCAGGTCCATCATGTTCACCGCCACCACGACGGGCAGACCTAACTCGATGAGCTGCGTGGTCAGGTAGAGGTTGCGCTCGATGTTGGTGCCGTCCACGATATTCAGTATGGCGTCCGGCTGTTCGCCCACGAGATAGCTCCGGGCCACTACTTCTTCCAGCGTATAGGGGGAAAGGGAATAGATGCCGGGCAGATCCTGGATGACCACGCCCCTATGGCCTTTGAGCCTGCCCTCCTTCTTCTCCACCGTGACACCGGGCCAGTTTCCCACATACTGATTGGAGCCGGTCAGGGCATTGAACAGTGTGGTTTTCCCGCAGTTCGGATTGCCTGCCAGCGCGATTTTGAGTTCCATGGATAATCTCCCTTCCTGATTTTAGTTAGCATATACTAACTACTTGGCTCAAAAAAAGCGGCCTCAGCCGATTTCAATCATCTCCGCATCGGCCTTGCGTACGCTCAGCTCATAGCCGCGTACGTTCAGCTCCATGGGATCGCCCAGCGGAGCCACTTTGCGCACGTGGATTTCCACGCCGCGGGTGATGCCCATATCCATAATCCTGCGCTTGACGGCACCCGCACCGTGGAGTTTCAGTACGACTGCGGTCTCGCCCACCTTGGCGTCTTTCAATGTTTTCATTCTCCATTCGCCTCCTTAAATCATAATCCGGTTTGCCATGGTTTTGTCCAGTGCGATGCGGCTGTCCTTTACCTGAAGAATCAGATTTCCGGCAAGTTCGCTGACCACAGTCACTGTGCCGTCCACCACAAACCCCAGTTCCGCCAGGTGCTGGCGCACCTCGTCTTTCCCGGTTACTTTCCGGATGATCACCGTTTCGCCTGTTTTTGCCATCGTCAAAGGTATCATTTTGCCTCCCTCCTCAAATGGTTAGCCAAGACTAACAATACGGGGTTTTGATGGGAGTTAGTGTAAGCTAACTCCCTGGATGACTACTAATATAATCCGGATGTGTTTTTTTGTCAAGCCCTCTTTTGTGATTTCTTGCCAAATGAAAAGGTTTGTGGTAACCTGTAGAAAAATCGGCGGATTCAAGGAGAATCTGATTATGAATATTTATGAATCATCTGAAAACTATTTGGAGGCCATCCTCAGGCTGGAGGAGCAGATGGGCTCTGTGCGCTCCGTCGACGTGGCAAATGCTCTGAATTTTACAAAACCCAGCGTCAGCGTGGCAATGAAAAAGCTGCGCCAGAGCGGATTTATTGAAATTTGCGGCGACGGGTCCATTCAGCTCCAGCCCTCCGGACGGGAGATTGCAGAGCGGATCTATGAGCGCCACCGCCTGCTGACGGAGTTCTTCGTCCGGCTGGGGGTGGACCCTGAGGTGGCGGCGTCGGACGCCTGCAAGGTGGAACACGATCTCAGTGACGAAACCTTCCAGAAGATCAAGGAACATGCATTGAACAAGAAAATATGAAAACCAGCCTGCTGCGACTGCGGCAGGCTGGTTTTCGTTGGGAGCTGGACTCACAGGGCATGACATACGTCTGAAATCCATATGAGGGAAAAAGGAGGTGAGCAGGGAAGCAAAGCCACGCGGTCCTCCGTTTAAAAAATCGGATACGATCTCATTCCACCACAGAGCCGTCGGGGCGCAAGGTGATGATCTGCCAGGGGATGAACTTTTCGCTGCCGAGCAGCGCGGCTCTGACTGCCGCGGCCAAAGCGTCGCAGCAGGCGGATTCCATGCGGACCAGAGTGACGGTCTTGACGTCGTTTTCGGCAATCAGTGTGCTGAGCTTTTCAAGATAGTCGGAGTGCTCCGCGTCGGGACAGCCGATCAAAACCGTGCGGCTGCGGACAAAGCGCTGATGGAACTCACTGCAGGTGTAAGCGGTGCAGGAGGCGGCGATCAGCAGATGAGTGTTGTCAAAGGCGCCTGGTTCCCCGCTCAGGCGGCAGATGGGGATGGGCGGGCGGCCGGGACGGAATTGGGGAAACTGGGGCGGATGGCCGCAGGCCCCGCAGCCGGCGCAGGTTTTTTCCATATGACGCCTCCTCTCTAAGATGCACTCATTGTAGCATACCTCCGTCAAAATGCATGTTGCTTATGCAACCGGAATAGCTGGAAACAGTTGGAGCGCAAAGAGCGGTTGTAATTTATAGAAAATATGATACAATCACAACTGTTGAGATGGGAGGCGTGCCGATGCAGAAGGTCCTTTATATAAATGAGATGGAGACCTGTTCCTCTGACATGGATGATCGGGTGGCGGAGCACATCCGCTCCGGCCAGGTGGTGACATTTGAGGGCATGGCGGAGTATGACCTTCTGGCCTTTGACTGGTATGATGTGAGCTATGCGGGAACGGATACCTCCCGCATTTTGATCTATCTGGACCGGGAGGACCTGTTCTTCTTTTGTGAGGACAAAAAGGCGTATGAAAAGGTGCGGGCCCTGCTCCCGGAAGGGGAGGGGAATGAGCGGACACTGTATCGCTTTTTCCTGGGTCTTCTGCAGGAGGACCTGGCCCATCTGGAGCAGTATGAAGGGGAGATCACCGATGCGGAGGACGCGGCCCTGAAGAGTTCCCGGCGGGACTATTTGGACAAGATCGTGGAGTACCGAAAGGAGCTTTTACGTCTGAAGCGGTATTATGAGCAGTTGGACGCCATTCTGGACAATCTGACGGCCAATGACAACGGCCTTTTGACAGAGGACGCGGTCCGCCATCTTGCGATCCTCGCCAACCGGACTGAGCGCTACCGGGGCAGTGTGCTGAATCTCCGGGATTACGTGACGCAGATGCGGGAGGCCTATCAATCTCAGATCGACATTGAGCAGAACAATCTGATGCGGATCTTTACGGTGATCACCGCGGTGTTTTTGCCGCTGACGCTGTTGGTGGGGTGGTACGGGATGAACTTCAAGAATATGCCCGAGCTGTCCTGGCCTTACAGCTATCCGGTTTTTATCCTGTGCAGCCTGCTGATCTGCGCGGGGCTGATTTGGTACTTTAAAAAGAAGAAATGGTTTTAGAAAAAAGCTGCCGCGGCTTTTGGCCGCGGCAGCTTTTTTTATTTGGCGCGGGGATTCTGCCCACAGTGCCTGGAGCAGCATTCACAACTGCCGCCGCAGCCCCGTTTCCGGGGACGGAGGGCAAAAATGAGCCAGAGGCCCAGCAACAGCAGGATGCCATAGTCTAAACTGCCCAAAAGAGCCTCCTTTCAAAAGAGCAGCAGCGCCGCGTGGTAGGCCAAAAAGGCGGCGGCCCAGGCCACACAGCACTGGAACAGGGCCACGCCCGCGGCCTTCCACCCGGAGTGCAGTTCCCTCCGGACCGCGGAGATGGCGGCAACGCAGGGGGTGTAGAGTAGGGTGAACACGAGGAAGCTGAGGGCGGTAGCCGTGGAGAAGAGGCCCGCGATTGCGGCGGACACATTGGAACTGCCGCCCAAGAGAACGCCCAGGGTGCTGATGACGGACTCCTTGGCAATGAACCCGGTGATCAGGGAGGTGGACACGCGCCAATCCCCAAAGCCCAACGGGGCGAAAAGGGGAGTGAGGAACTGGCCCACCAGGGCCAGCAGGCTGTCGGCACTGTTGGAGACCACGTTGAGGCGGGTGTCGAAGGTCTGGAGGAACCACACGATCAGCGTGGCCACAAAAATCACGGTAAACGCCCGCTGGAGAAAGTCCCGGGCCTTTTCCCAGCACAGCTGAAATACACTCTTGAGGGAGGGGAAGCGGTAGTTGGGGAGCTCCATGACAAAGGGGACGGGGTTGCCGCGAAAGAGCGTCTTTCCAAAGCCCTTGGCGGCTACAATACCCACTAAGATGCCGGTGACATACAGGCCGATCATCACCAACGCCCGGTGGCGGGGGAAGAAGGCGGCGGTAAAGACGGAGTAGATGGGGATTTTGGCGGAGCAGCTCATAAACGGCGTCAGGAGAATGGTCATCTTCCGGTCCCGCTCCGATGAGAGGGTGCGGGTGGCCATAATGGCGGGCACGGAGCAGCCGAAGCCGATGAGCATGGGGACGATGCTGCGGCCCGAAAGGCCGATCCTGCGCAGCAGCTTGTCCATCACGAAAGCCACCCGGGCCATATATCCCGTATCCTCCAAGATGGAGAGGAAGAAAAACAGCACCACAATGATGGGCAGGAAGCTGAGCACGCTGCCCACGCCGGTAAAGATGCCGTCAATCACCAGGCTATGTACCACCGGGTTGATGCCGTAGGCGCTCAGTCCGGCGTCGGTCCAGGCGGTCAGCGCGCCGATTCCGGAGGCCAGCAGGTCGGACAAAAAGGCGCCGATCACATCAAAGGTCAGCCAGAAGATAAACAGCATGATGCCAAGAAACAGCGGGATGGCGAGAATCCGGTGGGTCAGCAGATTGTCCAACTTTTCGCTGCGCGCCCGCTCCCGGCTCTCATGGCAGCGCACCACGGTGTCCCGGCAGACGGATTCAATGAAGTCGTAGCGCATATCCGCCAGGGCCGCGTTGCGGTCCATCCCATGCTCCGTTTCCATCTGGACCACCAAATGCTCTGTCAGCTCGATCTCATTCTGGGCCAGGTGCAGCCGCTCCACAATGTCGCCGTCCTCCTCAATGAGCTTGGTGGCGGCAAAGCGGATGGGAATCCCCGCAGCTTCCGCATGGTCGGCAATTTGGTGGCACACGGCGTGAATGCAGCGGTGGACAGGGCTTTCCTGGCTGCAAAAGTCGGTGACAGCCGGCCGGACCCGGTTCTTGGCCACCTGGAGCAGCGCGTCTAACAGCTCTGAAATGCCCTCGTTTTTCACGGCGCTGATGGGGATGACCGGGATGCCCAGCCGCTGGGACATCTTCTTCACGTCGATGGTCCCGCCGCCGGAGCGGACCTCGTCCATCATGTTCAGCGCCAGCACCATGGGTACCTGCAGCTCAATAAGCTGCAGTGTCAGATAGAGGTTGCGCTCGATGTTGGTTGCATCCACGATGTTGATGATGCCGTCGGGCTTTTGATTGAGGAGAAAATCCCGGGTGACGATCTCTTCGCCGCTGTAGGGGCGGATAGAGTAGATGCCGGGCAGGTCCACCACCGTGCAGTCTCTGTGGCCCCGGATCACGCCGGACTTCTGATCCACTGTGACGCCGGGGAAATTGCCCACGTGCTGGTTGGAACCGGTGAGTTGATTGAACAGGGTGGTCTTGCCGCAGTTCTGATTGCCGGCCAGTGCAAAAATCATCTCTGCCGCGCCTCCACTTCGATCTTTGCGGCGTCGTCCCGGCGCAGTGTCAGCTCATATCCCCGTACCCGCAGTTCCATGGGGTCTCCCATGGGCGCCACCTTTTTGAGCGTCACAGCGGTTCGCGGAATCAGGCCCATGTCCAGCAGCCGGCACCGCAGCGTCCCCTCTCCGCCCACCTTGGTGATGACCGCAGA
Proteins encoded:
- a CDS encoding RelA/SpoT domain-containing protein; protein product: MARWKEVEFSRSQIIKAGKTIRKTEASEEEIAQATTIINNWRAAHAYPLHVIYIHLRGMAANRQDIVVAERLKRLDSIVAKLKRQPTMSLWEMQDLGGCRFIVPTVPEVYQYAKKYKSSRIRHQYIETYDYIQSPKTSGYRSLHLVFRFNSDTKETYNRNMLIELQFRTHLQHVWATAVETIGLFTKQALKAGQGDAEIKRFFVLISSLFAIRENCPVVPNTLNEVNELIAEIEQINDDRHLLDMLKAIRVAVDHEEDERLDKKGYYILIFNYNTKRLRIKYFLPGDIEEANKMYSQIEATRADAQIDAVLVRAASFKSLKVAYPNYFLDIGEFVDIVMEYLG
- a CDS encoding FeoB-associated Cys-rich membrane protein; translation: MNLPTILIGLLVLTAFFSIVARGVYNKKHGKGGCSCGGDCVGCCHCK
- the feoB gene encoding ferrous iron transport protein B; protein product: MELKIALAGNPNCGKTTLFNALTGSNQYVGNWPGVTVEKKEGRLKGHRGVVIQDLPGIYSLSPYTLEEVVARSYLVGEQPDAILNIVDGTNIERNLYLTTQLIELGLPVVVAVNMMDLVRKNGDQINLKKLGEALGCEVLAMSALKGEGGIEAADAAVSLARQHASAGILPHVFTGSVEHAIAHIEESIAGKMDDRFLRWYAIKVFERDDKVLSELNLSSSLSEHLEGHIAECEQELDDDAESIITNQRYAYINSVVERAVRKKAPKHSLSVSDKIDKVVTNRVLALPIFAIAMFLVYWVAMGPFGTFLTDWTNDVLGAEWLQAGSRALLESWGCAEWLVGLVSDGIVAGVGAVLGFVPQMLVLFLMLAVLEDVGYMARVAFIMDRIFRKFGLSGKSFIPMLIGSGCGVPGVMASRTIEHERDRRMTIMTTCFVPCGAKMPIIGLFAGALFHGSGLVAVSAYFIGVAAIILSGIILKKTRGFAGDPAPFVMELPAYHVPAAGNVLRATWERGWSFIKRAGTIILASSVILWFLQGFGFTGGSFGMVEDNNSSLLAAVGSAVCFLFAPLGFGDWQSTVATFTGLIAKENVVSTFGVLFHIGEEVAEDDAALLAAVGAHYTAISAYSFMIFNLLCAPCFAAIGAIKREMNNARWTWAAIGYMCGFAYLASLIVYQLGGLITGEVGLGLGTAAAAATLVLLLYMLFRKNTYNNILTVSAVEAAVSGNS
- a CDS encoding FeoA family protein, which translates into the protein MKTLKDAKVGETAVVLKLHGAGAVKRRIMDMGITRGVEIHVRKVAPLGDPMELNVRGYELSVRKADAEMIEIG
- a CDS encoding FeoA family protein, which produces MIPLTMAKTGETVIIRKVTGKDEVRQHLAELGFVVDGTVTVVSELAGNLILQVKDSRIALDKTMANRIMI
- a CDS encoding metal-dependent transcriptional regulator, with translation MNIYESSENYLEAILRLEEQMGSVRSVDVANALNFTKPSVSVAMKKLRQSGFIEICGDGSIQLQPSGREIAERIYERHRLLTEFFVRLGVDPEVAASDACKVEHDLSDETFQKIKEHALNKKI
- a CDS encoding magnesium transporter CorA family protein, giving the protein MQKVLYINEMETCSSDMDDRVAEHIRSGQVVTFEGMAEYDLLAFDWYDVSYAGTDTSRILIYLDREDLFFFCEDKKAYEKVRALLPEGEGNERTLYRFFLGLLQEDLAHLEQYEGEITDAEDAALKSSRRDYLDKIVEYRKELLRLKRYYEQLDAILDNLTANDNGLLTEDAVRHLAILANRTERYRGSVLNLRDYVTQMREAYQSQIDIEQNNLMRIFTVITAVFLPLTLLVGWYGMNFKNMPELSWPYSYPVFILCSLLICAGLIWYFKKKKWF
- the feoB gene encoding ferrous iron transport protein B, which translates into the protein MIFALAGNQNCGKTTLFNQLTGSNQHVGNFPGVTVDQKSGVIRGHRDCTVVDLPGIYSIRPYSGEEIVTRDFLLNQKPDGIINIVDATNIERNLYLTLQLIELQVPMVLALNMMDEVRSGGGTIDVKKMSQRLGIPVIPISAVKNEGISELLDALLQVAKNRVRPAVTDFCSQESPVHRCIHAVCHQIADHAEAAGIPIRFAATKLIEEDGDIVERLHLAQNEIELTEHLVVQMETEHGMDRNAALADMRYDFIESVCRDTVVRCHESRERARSEKLDNLLTHRILAIPLFLGIMLFIFWLTFDVIGAFLSDLLASGIGALTAWTDAGLSAYGINPVVHSLVIDGIFTGVGSVLSFLPIIVVLFFFLSILEDTGYMARVAFVMDKLLRRIGLSGRSIVPMLIGFGCSVPAIMATRTLSSERDRKMTILLTPFMSCSAKIPIYSVFTAAFFPRHRALVMIGLYVTGILVGIVAAKGFGKTLFRGNPVPFVMELPNYRFPSLKSVFQLCWEKARDFLQRAFTVIFVATLIVWFLQTFDTRLNVVSNSADSLLALVGQFLTPLFAPLGFGDWRVSTSLITGFIAKESVISTLGVLLGGSSNVSAAIAGLFSTATALSFLVFTLLYTPCVAAISAVRRELHSGWKAAGVALFQCCVAWAAAFLAYHAALLLF
- a CDS encoding FeoA family protein is translated as MTLDQLAVGQSAVITKVGGEGTLRCRLLDMGLIPRTAVTLKKVAPMGDPMELRVRGYELTLRRDDAAKIEVEARQR